One Bufo gargarizans isolate SCDJY-AF-19 chromosome 3, ASM1485885v1, whole genome shotgun sequence DNA segment encodes these proteins:
- the ARL11 gene encoding ADP-ribosylation factor-like protein 11 — protein MGAQNSKPIHKKQSRVVMLGLDFSGKSTILYKLKINQTVETFPTVGFNVESLEIAKNVFVTVWDVGGQDKLRSNWKEYLEDTDVLIFVVDSTDKSRIQDATAELLTILNNENMAGVPFLILANKQDVPEALSTKELVNALKLENYDDRAWEIQGCSAYTGEGLAEMVNAVLRLLRKT, from the coding sequence ATGGGAGCACAGAATTCTAAACCCATCCACAAAAAGCAGTCTCGGGTGGTTATGTTGGGTCTTGACTTTTCTGGAAAATCAACAATTCTTTATAAACTTAAAATAAATCAAACAGTAGAGACTTTTCCAACAGTTGGATTTAATGTAGAATCTCTAGAAATAGCCAAGAATGTTTTTGTAACAGTGTGGGATGTGGGAGGCCAAGACAAACTGAGATCAAACTGGAAAGAGTACTTAGAAGATACGGATGTCCTCATCTTTGTGGTTGACAGTACTGATAAATCCAGGATACAGGATGCTACGGCAGAGCTGCTGACAATATTGAACAATGAAAATATGGCTGGAGTTCCATTCCTGATTTTAGCCAACAAACAGGATGTACCCGAGGCCCTTTCCACCAAGGAACTAGTCAATGCTCTAAAACTAGAAAACTACGACGATAGAGCATGGGAAATACAAGGATGCAGTGCATACACTGGGGAAGGATTGGCTGAGATGGTGAATGCAGTGTTGCGTCTACTGAGGAAGACATGA